The genomic DNA ACGTCGACGTCGACGTCCAACAGGATGGTCAGGTCGGGCAGCAGCCCGCCCGTGGCCCACAGGGACAGCGTCTTGACGTCGGCCGCGTCCAGGTCCCGCCCGGCACCCTGATAGGCGATCGAAGAGTCCATGAACCGGTCCGTGATGACGTCCTGGCCGGCCTCCAGGGCCGGGCGGATCACCGTGTCGACGTGGTGCGCCCGGTCCGCGGCGAAGAGCAGCGCCTCCGCCCGGGCCGAGACCGTCCCGCCGTGCAGGAGCAGGTCGCGAACCTGCTGACCGAGATCGGTGCCGCCGGGCTCGCGGGTCACCACGAAGTCGCGGCCGCGCGCCGCCAGCCAACGGGTCAGCCGGGCGATCTGCGTCGATTTTCCGGCGCCGTCGCCGCCCTCGAACGCGATCAGGACGCCGCGGGGCCGGGCCTGGCCCTCGCCACGGCGCCGTTCAGCCTCGTTCACACTCGCAGCCTAGGACACGGCGCCGACAAGCACCTGCGGCGCGTCCCGGAGCACGCCGACGCCCGGCCGGAGCTGGGCGGGATTCAGCAGTACGTGTTGATGTTGCGCCCGAGCGCACCCTCGGTCGCCAGCGGCAGCGCGAGGGAGTCCAGCAGCTTGGCCGCCGCCGCACCCTCGGTGTCCATCGCCTTCTTCAGCAGCGAAACCTGCGCATCCTGCGCCGCGGCCGCCGAGCGCATGCCGAGCACGCTGGCCGTCATCGCCAGGACATCCATGTCCACTCCTGTGGGTTCGAGTACTTGGTCCAGTGTCCACCACGCCCATCGACCCGACCCGCCAACACCTGAGCTGACCTGCGAGAATCGCTGTCCACCAACGCCCTTGCGGCGGCCCCGTCAGGCGTCGGACGGCGCCGGCGCCGGGCGGGCCGCGGCCTTCTTGGCCGTCGCCTTCGCCGCCGTCTTCGTGGCGGTCTTGGTCGCGGTCTTCGTGGCCGACTTCGTGGCCGTCTTAGCTGCCGTCTTTGTCGCCGTGGTCTTGGCCGCGGTCGTCTTCGCGGTGGACTTCTTCGCGGTCGTCTTCTTGGCGGCCCGCTTGCGCGTCGTGGGGCCCTTGGCGCGCTTGTCCGCCAACAGCTCGTACGCCCGCTGCGCCGTCAGCTCGGCCGGGTCGTCGTCGCGGCGTAGCGTCGCGTTGGTCTCGCCGTCGGTCACGTAGGGCCCGAACCGACCGTCCTTGACCAGCACCGGCTT from Austwickia sp. includes the following:
- the tmk gene encoding dTMP kinase; this translates as MNEAERRRGEGQARPRGVLIAFEGGDGAGKSTQIARLTRWLAARGRDFVVTREPGGTDLGQQVRDLLLHGGTVSARAEALLFAADRAHHVDTVIRPALEAGQDVITDRFMDSSIAYQGAGRDLDAADVKTLSLWATGGLLPDLTILLDVDVDVARARRHGLHDRLESEPHAFHERVRAHFLALAESAPERYLVVDGGGTSDQIAATVADRLAATGWFDADPADLPR
- a CDS encoding YjfB family protein translates to MDVLAMTASVLGMRSAAAAQDAQVSLLKKAMDTEGAAAAKLLDSLALPLATEGALGRNINTYC